From Rhodococcus antarcticus, the proteins below share one genomic window:
- a CDS encoding 3-hydroxyacyl-CoA dehydrogenase NAD-binding domain-containing protein, which produces MSETNTIRWDSDADGIVVLTLDDPNQSANTMNADYLYSMGVAVDRLEAEKDTVTGVVITSAKKTFFAGGDLHDLIKAGPEDAPQVTEHANRIKAQLRRLETLGRPVVAAVNGAALGGGLEIALACHHRIAADTRGSLIGLPEVTLGLLPGGGGVTRTVRMLGIQGAVLQVLAQGQRYRPAKAKEVGLVDEVLDTVEELVPAAKAWIKEHPDAVQPWDVKGYRIPGGTPSSPGFAANLPAFPSNLRKQIKGAPMPAPRAILAAAVEGAQVDFETATLIETRYLVSLVVGQVSKNMIKAFFFDLQHINGGGSRPEGYPQHTVRKLGVIGAGMMGAAVAYVSAKAGIEVVLKDTTIEAATKGKGYAEALEAKALSRGKTTPERSAELLARITPTASAADFAGVDFVIEAVFESVEVKHAVFGEIQDVVEADAVLGSNTSTLPITALAEGVSRPADFIGVHFFSPVDKMPLVEIIRGEKTSDEVLAKVIDYTLQIKKTPIVVNDSRGFFTSRVIGTFLNEAIAALGEGVAPATIEQAGSQAGYPAPPLQLMDELTLTLPRKIRAETKAAVLAEGGTWPEHGSEAVIDAMLDIHDRKGRSTGAGFYDYDENGKRTGLWPGLREAFGTGSGKDVPFRDLQERMLFAEALETVRCFDEGVLTSVPDANIGSIFGIGFPAWTGGVIQYINGYEGGLKGFNDRARELAELYGPQFTPPQSLVDKADAGQIIE; this is translated from the coding sequence ATGAGCGAGACGAACACGATCCGCTGGGACTCCGACGCCGACGGCATCGTCGTGCTGACCCTGGACGACCCCAACCAGTCGGCCAACACGATGAACGCCGACTACCTGTACTCCATGGGCGTGGCGGTGGACCGGCTGGAGGCCGAGAAGGACACCGTCACCGGCGTCGTCATCACCTCCGCCAAGAAGACCTTCTTCGCCGGCGGCGACCTGCACGACCTGATCAAGGCCGGCCCGGAGGACGCCCCCCAGGTCACCGAGCACGCCAACCGCATCAAGGCCCAGCTGCGCCGGCTGGAGACCCTCGGCCGGCCCGTCGTGGCCGCCGTGAACGGGGCGGCCCTCGGTGGGGGCCTGGAGATCGCCCTGGCCTGCCACCACCGCATCGCCGCGGACACCCGGGGGTCGCTCATCGGCCTGCCCGAGGTCACGCTGGGGCTGCTGCCCGGCGGTGGCGGCGTCACCCGCACCGTGCGCATGCTGGGCATCCAGGGCGCAGTGCTCCAGGTGCTCGCCCAGGGCCAGCGCTACCGTCCGGCCAAGGCCAAGGAGGTCGGCCTGGTCGACGAGGTGCTGGACACCGTCGAGGAGCTGGTCCCGGCGGCCAAGGCGTGGATCAAGGAGCACCCGGACGCGGTGCAGCCGTGGGACGTCAAGGGCTACCGGATCCCCGGCGGCACGCCGTCCAGCCCGGGCTTCGCCGCGAACCTGCCGGCCTTCCCGTCCAACCTGCGCAAGCAGATCAAGGGTGCCCCCATGCCGGCGCCGCGGGCGATCCTCGCCGCGGCCGTCGAGGGGGCCCAGGTGGACTTCGAGACCGCCACCCTCATCGAGACCCGCTACCTCGTCAGCCTGGTCGTCGGCCAGGTCTCCAAGAACATGATCAAGGCGTTCTTCTTCGACCTGCAGCACATCAACGGTGGTGGCAGCCGCCCGGAGGGCTACCCCCAGCACACCGTGCGCAAGCTCGGCGTGATCGGCGCCGGGATGATGGGTGCGGCTGTCGCCTACGTCTCGGCCAAGGCGGGCATCGAGGTCGTCCTCAAGGACACCACGATCGAGGCCGCGACCAAGGGCAAGGGCTACGCCGAGGCGCTGGAGGCCAAGGCCCTCAGCCGCGGCAAGACCACCCCGGAGCGCTCCGCGGAGCTGCTGGCCCGGATCACCCCGACCGCCTCGGCGGCGGACTTCGCGGGCGTGGACTTCGTCATCGAGGCGGTCTTCGAGTCCGTGGAGGTCAAGCACGCGGTGTTCGGCGAGATCCAGGACGTGGTGGAGGCGGACGCGGTGCTGGGGTCCAACACCTCCACCCTGCCCATCACGGCGCTGGCCGAGGGCGTCTCCCGTCCCGCGGACTTCATCGGCGTGCACTTCTTCTCCCCCGTGGACAAGATGCCGCTGGTCGAGATCATCCGCGGGGAGAAGACCTCCGACGAGGTGCTGGCCAAGGTCATCGACTACACGCTGCAGATCAAGAAGACCCCGATCGTCGTCAACGACAGCCGTGGGTTCTTCACCAGCCGGGTCATCGGCACCTTCCTCAACGAGGCCATCGCGGCCCTCGGCGAGGGCGTGGCGCCGGCCACCATCGAGCAGGCCGGGTCGCAGGCCGGCTACCCCGCACCCCCGCTGCAGCTCATGGACGAGCTGACCCTGACGCTGCCGCGAAAGATCCGCGCGGAGACGAAGGCGGCGGTCCTGGCCGAGGGCGGCACGTGGCCCGAGCACGGCTCCGAGGCCGTCATCGACGCCATGCTCGACATCCACGACCGCAAGGGGCGCAGCACCGGAGCGGGCTTCTACGACTACGACGAGAACGGCAAGCGCACCGGGCTCTGGCCCGGCCTGCGCGAGGCGTTCGGCACCGGTTCCGGGAAGGACGTCCCGTTCCGCGACCTGCAGGAGCGGATGCTGTTCGCCGAGGCCCTGGAGACGGTGCGCTGCTTCGACGAGGGCGTGCTGACCTCCGTGCCGGACGCCAACATCGGGTCCATCTTCGGCATCGGGTTCCCTGCCTGGACCGGTGGTGTGATCCAGTACATCAACGGCTACGAGGGCGGGCTCAAGGGCTTCAACGACCGCGCCCGCGAGCTGGCCGAGCTCTACGGCCCGCAGTTCACCCCGCCGCAGTCGCTGGTCGACAAGGCGGACGCGGGCCAGATCATCGAGTAG
- a CDS encoding acetyl-CoA C-acetyltransferase has translation MSGEAFIYEAIRTPRGKNKGGALHGTKPLDLVVGLIDELKVRHPQLDPKDIDDVVLGVVSPVGDQGSDIARTAAMVAGLPDTVGGVQLNRFCASGLEAVNTAAQKVISGWDQLVVAGGVESMSRVAIGSDGGAWAMDPATNYDTYFVPQGIGADLIATIEGFSREDVDAFAVRSQDRAEAAWNGGYFAKSVVPVKDMNGVTLLDHDEHRRPGSTVESLGKLKAAFAGMGEMGGFDAVALQKYHATERINHVHTGGNSSGIVDGAALVLVGTEEAGARAGLTPRARVIASATSGADPTIMLTGPTPATRKVLATAGLTVDDIDLFELNEAFASVVLKWQKDLHIPEEKLNVNGGAIAMGHPLGATGAMLVGTVVDELERTGGRRALVTLCIGGGMGVATIIERV, from the coding sequence GTGAGTGGTGAAGCGTTCATCTACGAGGCGATCCGCACGCCCCGAGGCAAGAACAAGGGAGGTGCGCTGCACGGCACCAAGCCGCTGGACCTCGTCGTGGGGCTCATCGACGAGCTGAAGGTCCGCCACCCCCAGCTGGACCCGAAGGACATCGACGACGTCGTGCTCGGCGTGGTCTCCCCCGTCGGCGACCAGGGCTCGGACATCGCCCGCACCGCGGCCATGGTGGCCGGCCTGCCGGACACGGTCGGTGGCGTGCAGCTCAACCGCTTCTGCGCGTCGGGCCTCGAGGCCGTGAACACCGCGGCGCAGAAGGTCATCTCCGGCTGGGACCAGCTCGTGGTCGCCGGTGGTGTCGAGTCCATGTCGCGGGTGGCCATCGGCTCCGACGGCGGGGCCTGGGCCATGGACCCGGCGACCAACTACGACACCTACTTCGTGCCCCAGGGCATCGGCGCCGACCTCATCGCCACCATCGAGGGCTTCTCCCGCGAGGACGTCGACGCGTTCGCCGTCCGCTCCCAGGACCGCGCCGAGGCCGCCTGGAACGGGGGCTACTTCGCCAAGTCCGTCGTGCCCGTCAAGGACATGAACGGCGTGACCCTGCTCGACCACGACGAGCACCGCAGGCCCGGCTCCACCGTGGAGTCCCTGGGCAAGCTCAAGGCCGCGTTCGCGGGCATGGGCGAGATGGGCGGCTTCGACGCCGTGGCGCTGCAGAAGTACCACGCCACCGAGCGCATCAACCACGTGCACACCGGGGGCAACTCCTCCGGGATCGTCGACGGCGCGGCCCTCGTGCTCGTCGGCACCGAGGAGGCCGGCGCCCGCGCCGGGCTCACCCCGCGCGCCCGCGTCATCGCCTCCGCGACGAGCGGGGCCGACCCCACGATCATGCTCACCGGCCCCACCCCGGCCACCCGCAAGGTGCTGGCCACCGCGGGGCTCACCGTGGACGACATCGACCTGTTCGAGCTCAACGAGGCCTTCGCCTCCGTCGTGCTCAAGTGGCAGAAGGACCTGCACATCCCGGAGGAGAAGCTCAACGTGAACGGTGGGGCCATCGCGATGGGGCACCCCCTCGGGGCCACCGGCGCGATGCTCGTCGGCACGGTCGTCGACGAGCTGGAGCGCACCGGCGGACGGCGTGCGCTGGTGACGCTGTGCATCGGCGGCGGCATGGGCGTGGCCACCATCATCGAGCGGGTCTGA
- a CDS encoding TetR/AcrR family transcriptional regulator: MSTQATTAARGSDRRAQLVAAATTLFAERGYESVSVEDVAAAAGVTGPGVYRHFEDKQALLAEVVLAGVGHLEQRSAAALAPTDPDQVAAPAGGEVTALLAELVALAVARPAAAVVWRWTGGHLAPADQREVARRAHALLTTWGDVVRVQRPELSAADAELLCWAVMSVLGSTTVHRTRIGSARARDLLRAAGGRVLGVQPGAAAPTPPLPAPAWTPGSRREQILEASSRLFAERGYHAVGIDDIGAAVGIAGPSVYRHFPSKVSVLVAVCQRAAERLALGVLDALRVGRDAHDVLRRLVGSYVDALLVSPDLRVGMSTDRAAVTGADREGLRRNQRELVAHWVWALREVHPELAAADAAVLVHAGLTVANDLARTRSVAGRPGLRAELVALVLAVLDVPSAQA, encoded by the coding sequence GTGAGCACGCAAGCGACGACGGCCGCACGGGGCTCGGACCGCCGTGCCCAGCTGGTGGCGGCCGCGACCACCCTGTTCGCCGAGCGCGGGTACGAGTCCGTCTCGGTGGAGGACGTGGCGGCGGCTGCGGGTGTCACCGGGCCCGGGGTGTACCGGCACTTCGAGGACAAGCAGGCGCTGCTGGCGGAGGTCGTGCTCGCCGGCGTCGGCCACCTGGAGCAGCGGTCCGCGGCGGCTTTGGCTCCGACGGACCCCGACCAGGTGGCCGCTCCGGCCGGTGGTGAGGTGACGGCCCTGCTCGCCGAGCTCGTGGCCCTGGCCGTCGCACGCCCGGCCGCCGCGGTGGTGTGGCGCTGGACCGGGGGGCACCTGGCGCCGGCGGACCAGCGCGAGGTGGCCCGCCGCGCGCACGCGCTGCTGACCACCTGGGGCGACGTGGTCCGGGTGCAGCGGCCCGAGCTCAGCGCGGCCGACGCCGAGCTGCTGTGCTGGGCCGTGATGAGCGTGCTCGGCAGCACCACCGTGCACCGCACGCGGATCGGGTCGGCGCGGGCCCGGGACCTGCTGCGCGCGGCCGGAGGGCGGGTGCTGGGCGTCCAGCCCGGCGCGGCCGCGCCGACCCCGCCGCTCCCGGCCCCGGCGTGGACCCCCGGCAGCCGGCGCGAGCAGATCCTCGAGGCGTCGTCGAGGTTGTTCGCCGAGCGCGGGTACCACGCGGTGGGGATCGACGACATCGGTGCGGCCGTGGGCATCGCCGGGCCCAGCGTGTACCGGCACTTCCCCAGCAAGGTCAGCGTCCTCGTGGCGGTCTGCCAGCGGGCGGCCGAGCGGCTCGCCCTCGGTGTGCTGGACGCGCTGCGCGTCGGCCGGGACGCCCACGACGTGCTCCGCAGGCTGGTGGGCTCCTACGTCGACGCGCTGCTGGTCTCCCCGGACCTGCGGGTGGGGATGTCCACCGATCGGGCCGCCGTCACCGGGGCCGACCGCGAGGGACTGCGGCGCAACCAGCGCGAGCTCGTGGCCCACTGGGTGTGGGCGTTGCGGGAGGTGCACCCCGAGCTCGCCGCCGCCGACGCCGCCGTGCTGGTGCACGCCGGGCTCACGGTGGCCAACGACCTCGCCCGCACCCGCAGCGTGGCCGGCCGTCCCGGGCTGCGCGCCGAGCTCGTCGCCCTGGTGCTGGCCGTGCTGGACGTGCCCTCGGCGCAGGCGTGA
- the ilvA gene encoding threonine ammonia-lyase IlvA, with protein sequence MTPPAGSARPAPTVTAELVEQAAARLAGVVTRTPLEPNPRLSARTGAQVWLKREDLQTVRSYKVRGAYNLVVQLPPEVRDRGVVCASAGNHAQGMALACRQLGVTGTVFVPGTTPRQKRERIAALGGDDVRVVVVGETYEDASSTAAAEAQRTGATLVPAFDDPRTVAGQGTVACELVEQLGRAPDVLVVPVGGGGLLAGMSTWFGERHPGTRVVGVEPAGAACMAAALAAGEPVALEALDSFVDGAAVRKAGAVTFPLIRDAGAELVSVAEGAVCTEMLGLYQTDGIIAEPAGALTATALGTVVQVEPGQTVVCVLSGGNNDVSRYAEVLERSLVHSGLKHYFLVGFPQEPGALRRFLDEVLGPDDDITLFEYVKRSSRETGPALIGIELARAGDLAGLLERMAATPLKVEPVEPGSPVFEFLL encoded by the coding sequence GTGACACCGCCCGCCGGCTCGGCCCGCCCCGCCCCCACCGTCACCGCCGAGCTCGTGGAGCAGGCGGCGGCCCGGTTGGCCGGGGTGGTCACCCGCACCCCGCTGGAGCCCAACCCGCGGCTCTCGGCCCGGACCGGTGCCCAGGTGTGGCTCAAGCGCGAGGACCTGCAGACGGTGCGCTCGTACAAGGTGCGCGGCGCGTACAACCTGGTGGTCCAGCTCCCGCCGGAGGTTCGCGACCGCGGCGTGGTGTGCGCGAGCGCCGGCAACCATGCGCAGGGCATGGCGCTGGCCTGCCGTCAGCTGGGGGTCACCGGCACCGTGTTCGTCCCGGGCACCACGCCGCGGCAGAAGCGCGAGCGGATCGCGGCGCTGGGTGGGGACGACGTCCGGGTGGTGGTGGTGGGGGAGACCTACGAGGACGCCAGCAGCACCGCGGCGGCGGAGGCGCAGCGGACGGGCGCGACGCTGGTGCCCGCCTTCGACGACCCCCGCACCGTGGCCGGGCAGGGCACGGTGGCCTGCGAGCTCGTGGAGCAGCTGGGCCGGGCCCCGGACGTGCTCGTGGTGCCGGTCGGGGGCGGCGGCCTGCTGGCCGGGATGAGCACCTGGTTCGGCGAGCGCCACCCCGGGACCAGGGTGGTGGGGGTCGAGCCCGCCGGCGCCGCGTGCATGGCGGCCGCGCTCGCGGCGGGCGAGCCCGTGGCGCTGGAGGCGCTGGACTCCTTCGTCGACGGTGCCGCGGTCCGCAAGGCGGGTGCGGTGACCTTCCCGCTGATCCGCGACGCGGGCGCGGAGCTCGTCAGCGTGGCCGAGGGTGCGGTGTGCACCGAGATGCTCGGCCTGTACCAGACCGACGGGATCATCGCCGAGCCCGCCGGTGCGCTGACGGCCACCGCCCTGGGCACCGTGGTGCAGGTCGAACCGGGCCAGACCGTGGTGTGCGTGCTCTCCGGCGGCAACAACGACGTCAGTCGCTACGCCGAGGTGCTCGAGCGCTCCCTGGTGCACTCCGGGCTCAAGCACTACTTCCTGGTCGGCTTCCCGCAGGAGCCGGGAGCGCTGCGGCGCTTCCTCGACGAGGTGCTCGGCCCGGACGACGACATCACGCTGTTCGAGTACGTCAAGCGCAGCAGCCGCGAGACGGGCCCGGCGCTGATCGGCATCGAGCTGGCCCGGGCGGGCGACCTGGCGGGGCTGCTGGAGCGCATGGCGGCCACCCCGCTGAAGGTGGAGCCCGTCGAGCCCGGGAGCCCGGTGTTCGAGTTCCTGCTCTGA
- a CDS encoding SGNH/GDSL hydrolase family protein produces the protein MSTRDGGGVVVPADFTYDNRTGRGPGRAIRVMGAVLPGVAAVWRQVEPYADAWRVDNSRNLDRPGRRWIVLGDSMSQGVGASSHEAGWVGQLRGRLAADGEDLQVLNLSATGARVSDVLDQQLPLLHGLGPREDDLVTVLVGSNDLFGDRGRRRELPAAFAELVDRLPSGAVVATLPQPSGAATLANEHVERAARNGAIVMVDLRVTGPRSWRGRLAGDFFHPNDAGYAAIATAFEPTIRSSLACGRGRAAPRRRGGPGVSA, from the coding sequence GTGAGCACCCGGGACGGAGGCGGTGTCGTGGTCCCCGCGGACTTCACCTACGACAACCGCACGGGGCGCGGCCCGGGCCGTGCCATCCGCGTGATGGGGGCGGTGCTGCCGGGCGTGGCCGCCGTGTGGCGCCAGGTCGAGCCGTACGCGGACGCGTGGCGGGTCGACAACAGCAGGAACCTCGACCGGCCCGGTCGACGCTGGATCGTGCTGGGGGACTCGATGTCGCAGGGCGTCGGCGCCTCGAGCCACGAGGCGGGGTGGGTCGGGCAGCTGCGCGGGCGGCTGGCCGCCGACGGCGAGGACCTGCAGGTGCTCAACCTGTCCGCGACCGGGGCCCGCGTCAGCGACGTGCTCGACCAGCAGCTGCCCCTGCTGCACGGGCTCGGCCCGCGCGAGGACGACCTCGTGACGGTGCTGGTGGGTTCCAACGACCTCTTCGGGGACCGGGGCCGCCGCAGGGAGCTGCCGGCGGCGTTCGCCGAGCTCGTGGACCGACTGCCGTCCGGTGCGGTGGTCGCCACGCTTCCCCAGCCCAGCGGTGCCGCCACCCTGGCCAACGAGCACGTCGAGCGGGCCGCAAGGAACGGCGCGATCGTCATGGTCGACCTGCGGGTCACCGGCCCACGGTCGTGGCGAGGGCGGCTCGCCGGGGACTTCTTCCACCCCAACGACGCCGGGTACGCCGCGATCGCGACGGCCTTCGAGCCCACGATCCGCAGCAGCCTGGCCTGCGGGCGTGGCAGGGCGGCGCCCCGACGTCGAGGTGGTCCGGGGGTCAGTGCTTGA
- a CDS encoding CsbD family protein: protein MALDDKASNKAEELKGKAKEKVGHATGDEQMEAEGKGDQAKGNLKQAGEKIKDVFKH, encoded by the coding sequence ATGGCACTCGACGACAAGGCATCGAACAAGGCCGAGGAGCTGAAGGGCAAGGCGAAGGAGAAGGTCGGTCACGCCACGGGCGACGAGCAGATGGAGGCCGAGGGCAAGGGCGACCAGGCCAAGGGCAACCTGAAGCAGGCCGGCGAGAAGATCAAGGACGTCTTCAAGCACTGA
- a CDS encoding LLM class flavin-dependent oxidoreductase: protein MTRTGAIFLPAWAPETLLPLARAADEAGVDELWVWEDCFQQSGVAAASACLAATTRIDVGIGLMPAPLRTVALTAMEIATLQRLFPGRFRPGIGHGVQSWMGQAGVRAASPLTLLDEQLTALRALLDGQRVSTRGRYVHLDDVALDWPPLQRVPVLAGAEGPRSLQLSGALADGTLLPAGTTVDRLRAAREQIDIGRERAGRTDHHDVTVFVPVATGPGAQQRLDACQARWGFDGPGWGAAGDAEQVAQALRGWAGAGADAVALQPTDDDPDPASFMAFAAEVGLLLS, encoded by the coding sequence GTGACGCGCACCGGAGCGATCTTCCTGCCGGCCTGGGCTCCGGAGACCTTGCTCCCGCTGGCCCGTGCGGCCGACGAGGCCGGGGTGGACGAGCTGTGGGTGTGGGAGGACTGCTTCCAGCAGTCCGGGGTGGCGGCGGCGAGCGCCTGCCTGGCGGCGACCACGCGGATCGACGTCGGCATCGGCCTGATGCCGGCCCCGCTGCGCACGGTGGCCCTGACCGCCATGGAGATCGCCACCCTGCAGCGGTTGTTCCCCGGCCGCTTCCGGCCCGGGATCGGCCACGGCGTCCAGTCGTGGATGGGGCAGGCCGGTGTCCGGGCCGCCTCCCCGCTGACGCTGCTCGACGAGCAGCTGACCGCGCTGCGCGCCCTGCTGGACGGACAGCGGGTCAGCACGCGAGGTCGGTACGTCCACCTCGACGACGTCGCGCTGGACTGGCCGCCGCTGCAGCGCGTGCCGGTGCTGGCCGGGGCCGAGGGTCCGAGGTCGTTGCAGCTCTCCGGTGCGCTGGCCGACGGCACCCTCCTGCCGGCGGGAACCACCGTGGACCGGTTGCGCGCGGCGCGCGAGCAGATCGACATCGGTCGCGAGCGGGCCGGTCGCACCGACCACCACGACGTCACCGTCTTCGTCCCGGTCGCCACCGGTCCGGGCGCCCAGCAGCGGTTGGACGCCTGCCAGGCCAGGTGGGGCTTCGACGGCCCGGGCTGGGGCGCGGCCGGCGACGCCGAGCAGGTGGCGCAGGCCCTGCGCGGGTGGGCCGGGGCCGGCGCTGACGCGGTCGCTCTGCAGCCCACCGACGACGACCCGGATCCGGCCTCATTCATGGCCTTCGCGGCGGAGGTGGGGCTGCTGCTGAGCTGA